One genomic region from Nocardia vinacea encodes:
- a CDS encoding LLM class F420-dependent oxidoreductase, which produces MRIGLSINYSGGFKEAAAEVADLEKAGLDIVFVPEAYSFDAVSALGYLAAKTTRLQLASGILQIYTRTPSLTAMTAAGLDFVSDGRYVLGLGASGPQVIEGFHGVPYDAPIGRTRELVEICRKVWRRERLEYQGKYYQIPLPADRGTGLGKPLKLINHPVRERIPVLLAALGPKNVELAAEIAEGWQPIFFVPEKAKEIWGESLDAGLAKRDPILGELDVYAGPALAIGENVTPLLEFVKPHLALYIGGMGAKGKNFYHTLATKYGYGAEADRIQELYLAGKKEEAVKVVPDDLVRDISLVGPAGFVKERIAAFRAAGVTVLNVVPMAATRAERVKLIEQLRELCV; this is translated from the coding sequence ATGCGGATCGGATTGAGCATCAACTACTCGGGCGGCTTCAAAGAGGCGGCCGCCGAAGTGGCCGACCTCGAAAAGGCTGGACTCGACATCGTGTTCGTGCCGGAGGCCTACTCGTTCGACGCGGTGAGCGCGCTCGGATATCTGGCGGCCAAGACTACTCGGCTGCAGCTGGCCTCGGGCATCCTGCAGATCTACACCCGCACGCCCAGCCTGACCGCCATGACCGCCGCGGGCCTGGACTTTGTCTCCGACGGTCGATATGTACTCGGCCTCGGCGCATCGGGCCCGCAGGTGATCGAGGGCTTCCACGGCGTTCCCTACGACGCACCCATCGGACGCACCAGGGAACTGGTGGAGATCTGCCGCAAGGTATGGCGTCGCGAGCGGCTGGAGTACCAGGGCAAGTACTACCAGATCCCGCTGCCCGCCGACCGGGGCACCGGCCTCGGCAAGCCGCTCAAGCTGATCAATCATCCGGTGCGTGAACGCATTCCGGTGCTGCTGGCCGCGCTTGGCCCGAAGAATGTGGAGCTGGCCGCGGAGATCGCCGAGGGCTGGCAGCCGATCTTCTTCGTACCGGAGAAGGCCAAGGAAATCTGGGGCGAATCGCTGGATGCCGGTCTGGCCAAGCGTGATCCGATCCTCGGCGAGCTGGACGTCTACGCTGGGCCCGCGCTGGCCATCGGCGAGAATGTCACGCCGCTACTGGAATTTGTGAAACCGCATCTGGCGCTCTACATCGGCGGCATGGGCGCCAAGGGCAAGAATTTCTATCACACGCTGGCCACGAAGTACGGCTATGGCGCCGAGGCGGACCGGATCCAGGAGCTGTATCTGGCCGGCAAGAAGGAGGAGGCCGTCAAGGTGGTCCCGGACGATCTGGTTCGGGATATCTCGCTGGTCGGCCCGGCTGGATTCGTGAAGGAGCGGATCGCCGCATTCCGTGCGGCGGGTGTCACGGTACTGAATGTGGTGCCGATGGCGGCGACCCGGGCCGAACGGGTCAAGCTGATCGAGCAACTGCGCGAACTCTGTGTCTGA
- a CDS encoding STAS domain-containing protein: MTTTVEAHDGATVLTVSGEVDLATAPALENTIEAILTGKPAVLIIDLTGVSFLASAGMATLVAAHQRAGDTTTIVLVADGPATSRQLKMTSLDQVFALHTTLAEALAALR, translated from the coding sequence ATGACCACCACAGTCGAGGCACACGATGGCGCGACCGTGCTCACGGTTTCCGGCGAGGTCGATCTGGCGACCGCGCCAGCGCTGGAGAACACCATCGAGGCCATCCTCACCGGCAAACCGGCGGTCCTGATCATCGACCTGACCGGTGTCAGCTTCCTTGCTTCGGCGGGTATGGCGACCCTGGTCGCGGCGCATCAGCGTGCAGGCGACACCACCACCATCGTGTTGGTCGCGGACGGTCCGGCCACCAGCCGGCAGCTCAAGATGACGAGTCTGGATCAGGTGTTCGCACTGCACACCACCCTGGCCGAGGCGCTGGCCGCACTCCGGTAG